From Campylobacteraceae bacterium, the proteins below share one genomic window:
- a CDS encoding RidA family protein: protein MKRIAINPWTWSQNLGYNQAEILEGVTRQIICSGQTSVDAKGKLQHAKDMRKQIILSLDNLEEVLHAAAMSLKNVTGLKIYTTDVDEAMKNFDVLASRFGPIQISPPMTLLGITRLALPSLMFEIEACAAD, encoded by the coding sequence ATGAAACGAATAGCTATTAACCCATGGACTTGGTCACAAAATCTTGGATATAACCAGGCTGAAATACTAGAAGGAGTTACACGACAAATAATATGTTCGGGACAGACTTCTGTTGATGCCAAGGGCAAATTACAACACGCTAAAGATATGCGAAAACAAATTATTCTTTCACTTGATAATTTAGAAGAAGTTTTGCACGCTGCTGCTATGAGTTTGAAGAATGTTACGGGGCTTAAAATTTATACTACAGATGTGGATGAAGCTATGAAAAACTTTGATGTTTTAGCTTCAAGATTTGGCCCTATACAAATAAGTCCTCCTATGACCTTGCTTGGTATTACTAGGCTTGCTCTTCCTTCATTAATGTTTGAGATTGAGGCGTGTGCGGCAGATTAA